In a genomic window of Scyliorhinus torazame isolate Kashiwa2021f chromosome 5, sScyTor2.1, whole genome shotgun sequence:
- the LOC140422595 gene encoding N-acetyltransferase family 8 member 3-like, with protein MATRSAEEKAGRSCQAWRIRRCREEDVEAVRRIYADAVMEQAWPTFRRATRSPRALALAGAAGGLSLAVTGRPLAVPLAWLGLAALVYVACRYFYAALARGILGGDLGDVEGSFLGRAGACFWVVEGGGSGAPRLVGTLGAKPAPGEPAACELCRLTVALSCRRRGLGRDLLETGLVFARGSGYTECTVYTSDIHHAALALYGKAGFQLQRAFQPPEAGSLLHSICQVTDYQLRLKL; from the coding sequence ATGGCCACCAGGTCGGCGGAGGAAAAGGCGGGGCGGAGCTGCCAGGCCTGGCGCATTCGGCGCTGCCGGGAAGAGGACGTGGAGGCGGTTCGCCGGATCTACGCGGATGCGGTGATGGAACAGGCCTGGCCCACTTTTCGAAGGGCGACACGGAGCCCCCGGGCCTTGGCGTTGGCAGGGGCAGCGGGGGGGCTGTCGCTGGCCGTCACGGGGCGCCCCCTGGCTGTGCCGCTGGCCTGGCTGGGCCTGGCCGCCCTGGTCTACGTGGCGTGCCGCTACTTCTACGCGGCATTGGCCCGGGGGATTCTCGGAGGCGATTTGGGCGATGTGGAGGGCAGCTTCCTGGGGAGGGCCGGGGCCTGCTTctgggtggtggagggtggggggagcggggcaCCCCGGCTGGTGGGGACGCTGGGCGCCAAGCCGGCCCCGGGGGAACCTGCCGCCTGCGAGCTGTGCCGCCTGACGGTGGCGCTGTCCTGCCGCCGAAGGGGCTTGGGACGGGACCTGCTGGAGACGGGCCTGGTGTTCGCCCGGGGGAGCGGCTACACGGAGTGCACCGTCTACACCTCGGACATACATCACGCCGCCCTCGCCCTCTACGGGAAGGCGGGCTTCCAGCTGCAGCGGGCCTTCCAACCCCCCGAGGCAGGCTCCCTCCTCCACTCGATCTGCCAGGTCACCGACTACCAGCTCAGGCTCAAACTCTGA